A single window of uncultured Pseudodesulfovibrio sp. DNA harbors:
- a CDS encoding sigma-54 dependent transcriptional regulator: protein MARILIIDDDFEICETMESLITRLTHECASAHTMDEGMRQANKSEFDVIFLDVSLPDGNGLNILPDIMALPNPPEVIILTGKGDPDGAELAIKGGAWDYLLKPSSIREISLTLGRALKYHEKKGGANSIGSLDLTGVVGESPSIKASFNLLSQAARSDSNALITGQTGTGKELFAATIHENSKRKSGNFVVVDCAGLTESLLESTLYGHRKGAFTGAQKDRIGLIKLADHGTLFLDEVGEMPLSMQKAFLRVLQERTFRPVGDTREQTSNFRLVAATNRNLDDMVDKGEFRSDLLYRLKTMHIHLPPLMDRPEDIRALSVFRVQQLCKQYGMEPKTLGSDFHPALASYNWPGNVRELFNTLERAVVASGDEKTLYAMHLPRELRIKMAKAQIERMTGTEVVSDKADTTVAEPVRKIGQDIFEDIFDQELPTLRDFKGMAEKIYLGELIRQCGGDLAKILITSKLSRSHFYSLLKKYGLSL from the coding sequence GTGGCCCGGATTCTCATTATAGACGACGACTTTGAAATCTGTGAGACCATGGAAAGTCTGATAACCAGACTCACTCACGAATGTGCTTCAGCGCACACCATGGATGAAGGCATGCGCCAGGCCAATAAAAGCGAATTTGACGTAATATTCCTTGATGTCAGTTTGCCCGACGGCAACGGGCTGAACATATTGCCTGATATCATGGCCCTGCCCAATCCGCCCGAAGTCATCATTTTAACGGGCAAAGGCGACCCTGATGGAGCTGAACTGGCTATCAAAGGCGGTGCTTGGGATTATCTACTCAAACCTTCCAGCATCCGTGAAATATCGCTCACCCTTGGTCGTGCTCTGAAATATCATGAGAAAAAAGGCGGGGCCAACAGTATTGGTTCTCTGGATCTGACCGGTGTTGTTGGCGAAAGCCCAAGCATTAAAGCAAGCTTCAACCTTCTCTCTCAAGCGGCCCGGTCTGATTCCAATGCCCTTATTACCGGACAAACCGGCACAGGCAAGGAACTGTTCGCAGCGACAATCCATGAAAATTCAAAACGAAAATCCGGCAACTTTGTCGTAGTGGACTGCGCAGGCCTTACGGAATCTCTATTGGAATCAACTTTATATGGTCACCGTAAAGGCGCATTTACTGGTGCGCAAAAAGACCGCATTGGATTGATTAAACTCGCTGACCACGGAACACTTTTCCTTGATGAAGTTGGCGAGATGCCACTCTCCATGCAAAAAGCTTTTCTCAGAGTCCTTCAAGAACGGACTTTCCGCCCAGTGGGTGACACTCGGGAACAAACCAGTAATTTCAGGCTGGTGGCAGCAACAAATCGCAATCTCGATGACATGGTCGACAAAGGGGAATTTCGTTCTGACCTACTTTACAGACTCAAAACAATGCATATTCATCTGCCGCCGCTCATGGATCGGCCTGAAGATATCCGCGCCCTCAGTGTCTTCCGTGTACAACAGCTCTGCAAACAATACGGGATGGAACCAAAAACGCTTGGGTCCGACTTTCACCCGGCTTTAGCAAGCTACAATTGGCCTGGTAACGTTCGAGAATTATTCAACACATTGGAACGGGCTGTGGTCGCATCTGGCGATGAAAAAACGCTGTACGCCATGCATCTTCCACGAGAACTCCGTATCAAGATGGCAAAAGCACAAATCGAACGCATGACCGGCACAGAAGTCGTATCCGACAAAGCGGACACCACGGTCGCTGAGCCAGTCCGAAAAATTGGACAAGACATATTTGAAGACATTTTCGATCAGGAACTGCCCACCCTCAGAGACTTCAAAGGCATGGCAGAAAAAATATATCTTGGCGAACTCATTCGACAATGTGGTGGAGATCTCGCAAAAATACTTATTACATCCAAACTATCTCGATCTCATTTCTATAGCCTGCTCAAAAAGTACGGCCTTTCGCTTTAA
- a CDS encoding L-lactate permease has protein sequence MSLEVLALIALLPILVALVLMVGLRWPATKAMPLAWLTAAGGAVIVWGLPMKYVAALTLQGFVTAIGILIIVFGAILILRTLQQSGGMETIQYGMQNISPDRRIQAIIIGYMFAAFLEGAAGFGTPAALAAPLLLSLGFPPLAAAIVCLVFNSFPVTFGAVGTPVILGLKYLAPGVAEAVSTGAAGVNFANQGDFIALVGQWATLMHLGMIFILPVFMLGFVTRYFGPERSWKPGLAAWKFCMFAAVAFTVPYLFFAWNVGPEFPSLIGGLVGLGIIIAGAKAGFCVPNTTWDFGPSEKWDPEWTGSVSGGSTEFKPHMSQFKAWLPYILIGAILVVTRIPELGLKGFLAAQAIKFSAILGYESVNASIKYLYLPGSIPFVLVALLTVMIHGMPGTKVKAAWSQAIVTMKNPTIALFAAVALVSIFRGSGITDAALNPNNYPSMPLAMAEAVANITGNAWPMFASYVGGLGAFITGSNTVSDLLFAEFQWGVATQLDLPRQIIVAAQAVGGGMGNMVCIHNIVAVCAVVGLSGMEGQILKRTVWPFLLYGLVVGIVASLMSFVFLPGLF, from the coding sequence ATGTCATTGGAAGTGCTTGCATTAATCGCACTGCTGCCTATCCTGGTCGCACTCGTTCTCATGGTCGGCCTGCGTTGGCCTGCCACCAAAGCCATGCCCCTGGCTTGGCTCACAGCAGCCGGTGGAGCTGTCATTGTTTGGGGTCTCCCCATGAAATACGTTGCCGCACTGACTCTTCAAGGGTTTGTGACGGCAATCGGCATCCTAATCATCGTCTTCGGTGCCATTCTGATCTTACGGACGCTTCAGCAGTCGGGCGGCATGGAAACCATTCAGTACGGGATGCAGAACATCTCGCCTGACCGCCGTATCCAGGCCATTATCATTGGTTACATGTTCGCAGCCTTCCTTGAAGGTGCTGCCGGCTTCGGTACCCCCGCAGCTCTGGCCGCTCCGCTGTTGCTCTCCTTGGGCTTCCCGCCTCTGGCAGCAGCAATTGTCTGTTTAGTTTTCAACTCTTTCCCGGTTACCTTCGGAGCAGTCGGTACTCCTGTCATCCTTGGACTGAAATATCTGGCTCCCGGCGTTGCCGAAGCCGTGTCCACCGGTGCCGCAGGCGTCAACTTCGCCAATCAGGGCGACTTTATCGCACTCGTCGGCCAATGGGCCACCCTCATGCACCTCGGCATGATCTTCATCCTGCCTGTCTTCATGCTCGGTTTTGTGACCCGTTATTTCGGTCCCGAACGGAGCTGGAAGCCCGGTCTGGCTGCATGGAAATTCTGCATGTTCGCAGCCGTTGCCTTCACCGTGCCATACCTGTTCTTTGCATGGAACGTCGGCCCTGAGTTCCCGTCCCTGATCGGTGGCCTCGTTGGTCTCGGTATCATCATTGCTGGTGCCAAAGCCGGTTTCTGCGTCCCCAACACGACATGGGACTTCGGTCCTTCTGAAAAGTGGGACCCGGAATGGACCGGTTCCGTTTCCGGTGGCTCCACCGAGTTCAAGCCGCACATGAGCCAGTTCAAGGCATGGTTGCCTTACATCCTCATCGGCGCAATTCTCGTTGTCACTCGTATTCCCGAACTGGGTCTCAAGGGCTTCCTTGCCGCACAGGCCATCAAATTCAGCGCCATTCTCGGCTATGAGAGTGTTAACGCTTCCATCAAATACCTCTACCTGCCCGGTTCCATTCCGTTCGTTTTGGTCGCCCTGCTGACCGTCATGATTCACGGAATGCCCGGCACCAAGGTTAAAGCCGCATGGTCTCAGGCCATCGTCACCATGAAGAACCCCACCATCGCCCTGTTCGCAGCGGTCGCACTGGTGTCCATCTTCCGCGGTTCCGGTATCACCGATGCCGCTCTGAACCCCAACAACTACCCCTCCATGCCTTTGGCAATGGCTGAAGCAGTCGCAAACATCACCGGCAACGCCTGGCCGATGTTCGCCTCTTACGTCGGCGGTCTGGGAGCCTTCATTACCGGTTCCAACACAGTCTCCGACCTCCTGTTCGCCGAATTCCAGTGGGGCGTTGCAACCCAGCTTGATCTGCCCCGCCAGATCATCGTGGCCGCTCAGGCTGTCGGTGGTGGCATGGGTAACATGGTCTGCATCCACAACATCGTCGCAGTTTGCGCGGTGGTCGGCCTGTCCGGCATGGAAGGTCAGATCCTCAAGCGGACCGTGTGGCCTTTCCTGCTGTACGGTCTTGTCGTCGGAATCGTCGCCTCTTTGATGAGCTTCGTATTCTTGCCGGGTCTGTTCTAA
- a CDS encoding ABC transporter substrate binding protein yields MNKFKWTLLVFAMVWLLPPLAAAEKPKKSVLYLNSYHHGYRWSDSILEGVRSVLDKSQYKIDLQIEYMDAKRYNYEDVTALFLRLYKEKFANKQFDAVMVSDNDAFTFASQYRNELFPGVPIIFSGVNDLKANDLKEDNITGVVELFDMAKTLEVALKLHPEKKRMVVVGDSSTAGTTIKHQIEAVVPQFKNRLTVDYWIDMSMRTVLDRVSTLPKDTFLFAIPSYQVINGRFSTAQEVVESIYEYSSVPIYTCWEFLLGHGTVGGRMISGYLHGQTAAKVALKVLSGIPADSIKINRTPMGEYLFDYNVMQRLKIQENQLPKGSRIINAPKAFYELPKELFWTIMISFALLLLVLIFLIMGMIERRKVERKVKDQLAFQQTLMDTVPQLVSWKDVNGRYLGTNRAFAEFFGMESSHNANNKTSRDVMRDPDYIDWAVGADRAVIHNQHAFRKIRRKLLDANGEPAWIEVNKVPINDRSGQIVGVLSTAENITKERNLEKQLLQSQKMEAIGTLAGGIAHDFNNILTSIINSTELAVSDIDPDTVTGKDLKRVLKAARRGGRVVKQILAFSRPSTEGFRSTDVGAVITEVLGLMESSMPRNIEVRSTIASSLAHVHADPTQIHQVAMNLCTNSFHALRETGGIIDVRLDQAELAEDDADMLGLTPGEYVRLVIEDNGPGIPPDILDKIFDPFFSTKDKTEGTGLGLAVVHGIVRSHKGGLQVTPRRGGGTTFFIYLPKCEENQANKGPASNMSSSVGAHILFVEDDHDQLHTTPRLLETMGCKVVALDNAEAAAAMVSNGPNSFDLVITDYDMPDVSGTQLAAQLADIQPSLPIILVSGREDAATAAAHLPNIQRVVIKPYDKKDLSQAINSVLTETEGE; encoded by the coding sequence ATGAATAAATTTAAATGGACTTTACTTGTTTTTGCCATGGTCTGGTTGCTGCCACCATTGGCCGCAGCAGAAAAACCAAAGAAAAGTGTCCTATACCTCAATTCCTACCACCATGGGTACAGGTGGTCGGACTCAATCCTTGAAGGCGTCCGCTCAGTGCTGGACAAAAGCCAATACAAAATCGACCTCCAAATTGAATATATGGATGCCAAGCGGTATAATTATGAAGACGTAACCGCTTTGTTCCTACGACTCTATAAAGAAAAATTCGCGAACAAACAGTTTGACGCGGTCATGGTCTCCGACAATGACGCTTTCACCTTTGCCAGCCAATATAGAAATGAATTGTTCCCGGGAGTTCCAATCATTTTCAGCGGCGTTAATGACTTGAAAGCCAACGACTTGAAAGAGGATAACATCACCGGTGTTGTTGAGTTATTCGACATGGCAAAAACTCTGGAAGTTGCGTTAAAACTTCATCCTGAAAAAAAACGTATGGTCGTAGTCGGCGACTCATCCACGGCTGGAACAACCATCAAGCATCAAATCGAAGCCGTTGTTCCACAATTTAAAAACAGACTCACCGTTGATTACTGGATAGATATGTCCATGCGAACCGTTCTGGACCGCGTGAGTACACTTCCAAAAGATACATTCCTGTTCGCCATTCCATCTTATCAGGTCATTAATGGTCGCTTTTCAACAGCTCAGGAAGTTGTCGAATCCATTTATGAATATTCCAGCGTTCCCATTTACACTTGCTGGGAATTCCTCCTTGGTCACGGCACTGTTGGTGGCCGCATGATTTCTGGATATCTCCATGGCCAAACAGCCGCAAAGGTGGCTCTCAAAGTACTCAGCGGCATTCCGGCGGATTCCATTAAGATAAATCGAACACCGATGGGTGAATATCTTTTTGATTACAACGTGATGCAACGACTCAAAATCCAAGAAAACCAACTTCCCAAAGGCAGCCGAATTATTAATGCACCCAAAGCATTTTACGAACTGCCAAAAGAACTTTTTTGGACAATCATGATCAGTTTCGCCCTCCTTCTGCTTGTTCTCATATTCCTGATCATGGGCATGATTGAACGTCGTAAAGTCGAACGAAAAGTCAAAGATCAACTGGCCTTCCAACAAACCCTGATGGACACTGTTCCCCAACTGGTTTCATGGAAAGACGTGAATGGCCGTTATCTTGGGACAAACCGCGCATTCGCTGAGTTTTTCGGAATGGAAAGCAGCCATAATGCAAACAACAAGACCTCCCGAGATGTCATGCGGGATCCTGATTACATTGACTGGGCGGTGGGTGCAGATCGGGCAGTTATCCACAACCAACACGCTTTCCGAAAAATCAGACGAAAACTCCTCGACGCCAACGGCGAACCCGCATGGATCGAAGTCAACAAAGTCCCGATCAATGATCGTTCCGGCCAGATTGTCGGCGTACTGAGCACGGCTGAAAACATCACGAAAGAACGAAATCTGGAGAAGCAGCTCCTGCAATCCCAAAAGATGGAAGCCATAGGCACGCTTGCCGGAGGAATTGCACATGATTTCAATAATATATTAACATCTATCATCAACTCTACAGAGTTGGCTGTCAGTGATATCGACCCGGATACAGTCACTGGCAAAGACTTAAAACGAGTACTCAAGGCTGCTCGACGAGGTGGCCGCGTCGTAAAGCAAATTCTTGCCTTCAGTCGCCCGTCAACTGAAGGCTTCAGGTCTACAGACGTAGGTGCAGTCATCACAGAAGTACTTGGACTTATGGAATCTTCCATGCCTAGAAATATCGAAGTCCGATCGACCATTGCCTCATCCTTGGCTCACGTACATGCTGACCCAACCCAAATTCATCAGGTTGCGATGAATCTTTGTACCAATTCTTTTCATGCCCTACGTGAAACCGGCGGTATAATTGATGTTCGTCTGGATCAAGCTGAATTGGCAGAGGATGATGCGGATATGCTCGGATTAACTCCCGGAGAATATGTTCGTTTGGTTATTGAAGACAATGGACCAGGTATCCCGCCAGACATACTGGATAAAATATTTGATCCATTCTTTTCAACCAAAGACAAGACTGAAGGAACCGGTCTCGGACTGGCGGTTGTGCATGGCATTGTTCGAAGCCATAAAGGCGGACTTCAGGTCACCCCTCGTCGCGGAGGCGGTACTACTTTCTTTATTTACTTGCCAAAATGCGAAGAAAATCAAGCAAACAAAGGCCCTGCTAGCAACATGAGTTCTTCGGTCGGTGCCCATATTCTCTTTGTTGAAGATGACCATGACCAATTGCATACGACTCCACGTCTATTGGAAACCATGGGATGCAAGGTTGTTGCTCTGGATAACGCCGAAGCTGCTGCTGCCATGGTCTCAAATGGTCCGAACTCTTTTGATCTTGTCATTACGGATTACGATATGCCCGATGTCAGCGGCACACAGTTGGCTGCTCAATTAGCTGATATTCAACCGAGTCTTCCCATCATTCTCGTTTCTGGACGTGAAGATGCAGCAACAGCAGCTGCCCACTTGCCGAATATACAACGGGTGGTTATCAAACCATACGACAAGAAAGATTTATCTCAAGCCATCAACAGCGTATTGACCGAGACTGAGGGAGAGTAA
- a CDS encoding DNA-3-methyladenine glycosylase I produces the protein MAKFNSYCEACWTLDETDVDKIYHDTQYGFPIEDDNELFGRLILEINQAGLSWRTILNKQENFRKAYNQYDIETIANYGEEDRSRLLSDAGIIRNRLKIGAAIHNANALLILKKEYGSFKGWLDTHHPLSKEEWVKLFKRHFKFVGGEIVNEFLMSSGYLHGAHIDSCPTYKKVLDQNPAWATVK, from the coding sequence ATGGCAAAATTCAACTCATATTGTGAAGCATGCTGGACCCTCGATGAAACGGACGTAGACAAAATCTATCACGACACCCAATACGGTTTTCCCATAGAAGATGATAACGAACTATTTGGACGACTGATTCTGGAAATCAATCAAGCAGGACTCAGCTGGCGTACCATCCTCAATAAACAGGAAAATTTTCGCAAAGCGTATAATCAATACGATATCGAAACCATTGCCAATTATGGAGAGGAAGACAGATCACGTCTGCTCAGCGACGCCGGAATCATCCGCAACCGTTTGAAAATTGGTGCTGCCATTCACAACGCAAATGCTCTTCTTATTTTAAAAAAGGAATACGGTTCCTTCAAAGGCTGGCTGGACACGCATCACCCACTCAGTAAAGAAGAGTGGGTTAAATTGTTCAAAAGACATTTCAAATTCGTTGGTGGCGAAATTGTCAATGAATTCTTGATGAGTAGCGGTTATTTACACGGTGCGCACATCGACTCTTGTCCCACATATAAAAAAGTACTTGATCAAAATCCAGCTTGGGCCACTGTAAAATAA
- the nifJ gene encoding pyruvate:ferredoxin (flavodoxin) oxidoreductase, which yields MSKMKTMDGNTAAAWVAYAMSETAAIYPITPSSTMGEIADEWAAQGRKNIFGQTVEVRQLQSEAGAAGAVHGSLAGGALTTTFTASQGLLLMIPNMYKIAGELLPSVFHVSARALAAHALSIFGDHQDVMACRQTGFAMLAAASVQEVMDLSLVSHLATIESSVPFLSFFDGFRTSHEIQKIEVIDYDDMKPLLNMDKVAEFRARSMNPEHPDVRGTAQNPDIYFQGREASNNYYDVIPEIVEEYMNKVSALTGRDYKPFDYVGAPDAERVVIAMGSSCETIEEVVNHLVADGEKVGLIKVRLYRPFSAKHFLTVLPETAKVVSVLDRTKEPGALGDPLYQDICTVFLEKGEGPVVTAGRYGLGSKEFTPAMVKAIFDNLTESTPKAHFIVGIEDDVTLASLVTTEALDTTPKGTVQCKFWGLGSDGTVGANKQAIKIIGDNTDMYAQGYFAYDSKKSGGITISHLRFGNAPIQSTYLVTAADYIACHNPSYVHLYDVLDGIKDGGTFVLNCAWTAEDMEKELPAEMRRTIAQKNLKFYTVDAVKIAGEVGLGGRINMIMQTAFFKLADVIDFAEAVKLLKDGIKAAYGKKGDKIVNMNNAAVDNAIDAIVEVPVPAAWANLADDAAIEVNEPDYVKNVMRPVLAQKGDDLPVSAFSVDGTMPLSTAKYEKRGVAINVPEWIADNCIQCNQCAFVCPHSALRPVIADDAEMKNAPAGFGTIDAKGKDVKGMQYRLQVAAQDCLGCGNCADICPAKEKALVMKPIATQLDEQVPNWDFAETVSFKDAFKRDSVKGSQFRQSLMEFSGACSGCGETPYVKVLTQLFGERMIIANATGCSSIWGASAPSTPYCTNAEGHGPAWGNSLFEDAAEFGFGIEMGVNNRRETLVAKCEAAVETSSGDTKTAIEAWLAAKDDAAASAEAGDALKAALEGSTDETLKSIAADADLFTKKSVWIFGGDGWAYDIGFGGVDHVIASGKDVNILVMDTEVYSNTGGQSSKATPLGSIAKFAAAGKGTGKKDLGRMAMTYGYVYVASVAMGADKQQMMKAFREAEAYNGPSLIICYAPCINQGIKKGMGKTQLEQKLAVDSGYWPLYRYNPELVSENKNPFILESKAPDGSLQEFMSGENRYAMLERFHPELSKAFRAQIEKDYTDRYAILTHMADADFSKAEEEEGAVCDAGISAESPGSGEPCDDGR from the coding sequence ATGTCCAAGATGAAAACAATGGATGGCAACACCGCCGCCGCTTGGGTGGCCTACGCAATGAGTGAGACCGCCGCCATTTATCCCATCACCCCTTCGTCCACCATGGGCGAAATCGCTGACGAATGGGCCGCACAAGGTCGCAAGAATATTTTCGGACAGACCGTGGAAGTCCGTCAGCTTCAGTCTGAAGCCGGTGCCGCAGGCGCTGTCCACGGTTCTTTGGCCGGTGGCGCGCTGACCACCACATTCACAGCCTCGCAGGGTCTCCTGCTCATGATCCCCAACATGTACAAAATCGCTGGAGAGCTTCTCCCCAGTGTTTTCCATGTTTCTGCACGCGCCCTCGCTGCGCATGCCCTCTCAATCTTTGGCGACCACCAAGATGTTATGGCTTGTCGCCAGACGGGTTTCGCCATGCTTGCTGCAGCGAGCGTGCAGGAAGTCATGGACCTTTCATTGGTATCCCATCTGGCCACCATTGAATCGTCCGTGCCCTTCCTGTCCTTCTTCGACGGATTCCGCACCTCCCATGAAATTCAGAAGATCGAAGTCATTGACTACGACGACATGAAACCGCTGCTGAACATGGATAAGGTTGCCGAGTTCCGCGCCCGCTCCATGAACCCGGAACACCCAGACGTTCGCGGCACCGCCCAGAACCCGGACATCTACTTCCAGGGTCGTGAGGCATCAAACAACTACTATGATGTCATCCCCGAGATCGTAGAAGAGTACATGAACAAGGTCTCCGCCCTGACCGGTCGCGACTACAAGCCCTTTGATTACGTCGGTGCTCCTGATGCAGAACGTGTCGTCATCGCCATGGGCTCTTCCTGTGAAACTATCGAAGAAGTGGTCAACCATCTGGTTGCCGATGGCGAAAAAGTCGGCCTGATCAAAGTCCGCTTGTACCGTCCCTTCTCCGCCAAACACTTCCTGACCGTGCTGCCCGAGACTGCCAAAGTCGTGTCCGTTCTGGACCGTACCAAGGAACCCGGCGCACTGGGCGACCCCCTTTACCAGGACATCTGTACTGTCTTCCTGGAAAAAGGCGAAGGTCCTGTGGTTACTGCTGGTCGTTACGGCCTCGGTTCCAAGGAGTTCACTCCTGCCATGGTCAAAGCTATTTTCGACAACCTGACTGAGTCCACCCCCAAAGCCCACTTTATCGTGGGCATTGAAGACGACGTCACCCTTGCCTCCCTTGTCACGACCGAGGCCCTGGACACCACCCCGAAAGGCACTGTGCAGTGCAAATTCTGGGGCCTCGGTTCTGACGGAACCGTCGGAGCCAACAAGCAGGCAATCAAAATCATCGGTGACAATACCGATATGTACGCACAGGGATACTTCGCCTATGACTCCAAAAAGTCCGGCGGCATCACCATTTCCCATCTGCGTTTCGGTAACGCCCCCATTCAGTCCACCTATCTGGTGACCGCAGCCGACTACATCGCCTGTCACAACCCGAGCTATGTCCACCTCTATGATGTGTTGGACGGTATCAAAGACGGCGGCACCTTCGTGCTCAACTGTGCTTGGACCGCCGAAGACATGGAAAAAGAGCTGCCCGCAGAAATGCGCCGCACCATCGCTCAGAAAAATCTGAAATTCTACACGGTCGACGCAGTCAAGATCGCTGGTGAAGTCGGCCTCGGCGGACGCATCAACATGATCATGCAGACCGCCTTCTTCAAGCTCGCTGACGTCATCGACTTCGCCGAAGCCGTGAAATTGCTCAAGGATGGCATCAAGGCCGCCTACGGCAAAAAAGGCGATAAGATCGTCAACATGAACAACGCAGCCGTGGACAACGCCATCGACGCCATCGTCGAAGTGCCTGTTCCTGCCGCATGGGCCAATCTGGCTGACGACGCCGCAATCGAAGTCAACGAACCCGACTACGTGAAAAACGTCATGCGCCCGGTTCTGGCTCAGAAAGGCGACGACCTGCCGGTTTCCGCTTTCTCTGTTGACGGCACAATGCCTCTGTCCACTGCCAAATACGAAAAACGCGGCGTTGCCATCAACGTCCCTGAATGGATTGCAGACAATTGCATCCAGTGCAACCAATGTGCATTCGTTTGCCCGCACTCCGCTCTGCGCCCGGTCATTGCCGATGATGCTGAAATGAAGAACGCTCCGGCGGGCTTCGGCACCATCGATGCCAAGGGCAAAGATGTGAAAGGCATGCAGTACCGCTTGCAGGTCGCTGCTCAGGACTGTCTGGGTTGTGGCAACTGCGCCGACATCTGCCCTGCCAAGGAAAAGGCACTGGTCATGAAGCCCATCGCCACTCAGCTTGACGAACAGGTTCCCAACTGGGACTTCGCCGAGACCGTGTCCTTCAAGGACGCCTTCAAGCGCGACTCCGTCAAGGGCAGCCAGTTCCGTCAGTCTCTCATGGAATTCTCCGGCGCATGTTCCGGTTGCGGCGAAACCCCGTATGTCAAGGTGCTGACCCAGCTCTTCGGCGAACGCATGATCATCGCCAACGCCACGGGTTGCTCCTCCATCTGGGGTGCATCCGCACCGTCCACACCATACTGCACCAATGCTGAAGGCCACGGCCCGGCATGGGGTAACTCTCTGTTTGAAGACGCAGCCGAATTCGGCTTCGGTATCGAAATGGGTGTCAATAACCGCCGCGAAACTCTGGTCGCAAAATGCGAAGCCGCTGTTGAGACCTCTTCCGGCGATACCAAAACTGCAATCGAAGCTTGGCTCGCAGCCAAAGACGATGCAGCCGCTTCCGCTGAAGCAGGCGACGCCCTTAAGGCCGCTCTGGAAGGATCTACTGACGAGACCCTGAAATCCATCGCCGCAGACGCCGACCTTTTCACCAAGAAATCCGTCTGGATCTTTGGTGGTGACGGTTGGGCATACGACATCGGCTTCGGCGGAGTTGACCACGTCATCGCTTCCGGCAAGGACGTCAACATCCTTGTCATGGACACCGAGGTTTACTCCAACACCGGCGGGCAGTCCTCCAAGGCAACCCCGCTCGGCTCCATCGCCAAGTTCGCCGCAGCCGGTAAAGGCACAGGCAAAAAGGACCTCGGCCGCATGGCAATGACTTACGGCTACGTCTATGTCGCCTCTGTCGCCATGGGTGCTGACAAGCAACAAATGATGAAGGCATTCCGTGAGGCCGAGGCCTACAACGGACCATCCCTGATCATTTGTTACGCCCCCTGCATCAATCAGGGCATCAAAAAAGGCATGGGCAAGACCCAGCTTGAACAAAAGCTGGCCGTGGACTCCGGTTACTGGCCGCTCTATCGCTACAATCCCGAATTGGTTTCCGAAAACAAGAATCCGTTCATACTGGAGTCCAAGGCTCCTGACGGTTCCTTGCAGGAATTCATGTCCGGCGAAAACCGCTACGCCATGCTGGAACGCTTCCACCCGGAACTGTCCAAGGCATTCCGTGCGCAGATCGAAAAAGACTATACTGACCGTTACGCAATCCTGACTCACATGGCCGACGCTGATTTCAGCAAGGCTGAAGAGGAAGAGGGAGCAGTGTGTGACGCCGGTATTTCTGCTGAAAGCCCGGGTTCTGGGGAACCCTGTGATGACGGCAGATAA